A portion of the Pithys albifrons albifrons isolate INPA30051 chromosome 1, PitAlb_v1, whole genome shotgun sequence genome contains these proteins:
- the ZBTB21 gene encoding zinc finger and BTB domain-containing protein 21 isoform X1 yields MEGRGKERGGSGAREGKAGRWEGARGVRARPATAPPERVTRRNGRDGSAERRRGVRDTGDRDIRIMEGLLHYINPAHAISLLSTLNEERLKGQLCDVVLIVGDQKFRAHKNVLAASSEYFQTLFTNKENESQSVFQLDFCEPDAFDNVLNYIYSSSLFIEKGSLAAVQELGYSLGISFLTNIVSKSPQAPFPTCPIKKILYQDEDESSSQKRSVIVCQNRTEAQVKSINQTQHDLSHTPKPSPSVAVKTSSRPQITKPTETLYNLPLTERRWLKESPLSYTKVLETSGTVEDQSRGGLVKRNTMLPQMPLAEKEVAGDEPGSSGQLLRGKALEMSLKRPRPPVLSLRGASESTFLLREAGKGDGQGEDRNLLYYSKLGLVIPSSGSGQENQSIDRSGPLVKSLLRRSLSMDSQVPIYSPSVDLKPAQVSSSSSPGTNDSQKTFNVSQKLSLKESSEKLVLDEKPQVVHPHRLRSFSASQSTDREVASPLSEVRIKTEPSSPLSDPAEIIRVTVGDASASTTKDFAFKPKDDHKEPSRIPAKRRFQDDRMLPFKKLKADEQGSPGSEENFEEGSSPTHLDADFPDSDVSKDEYSEMEEARPNKKFKCKHCLKIFRSTAGLHRHVNMYHNPEKPYACDICHKRFHTNFKVWTHCQTQHGIVKNPSPASSSHALLDEKFQRKLIDIVREREIKKALIVKLRRGKQSFQGQSASQAQQVIKRNLRSRTKGAYICSYCGKAYRFLSQFKQHIKMHPGEKPIGGNKTPKQKDHIHIESPVENKEVYQCRLCNAKLSSLIEQGNHERLCRNATVCPYCSLRFSSPELKHEHESKCEYKKLTCLECMRTFKSSFSIWRHQVEVHNQNTMAPSENFSLPLMDHNGEITSSSRLPLQSESNKMNSFAAAKEDGVFSDSSEQINFDSEDSSCLPEDLSVSKQFKIQIKEEPADDIEDEVTEMSREPKEVVSKKDANLWPCEKCGKIFTLRKQLERHQELLCSVKPFICHVCNKAFRTNFRLWSHFQSHMSQAAEESTNKEPEICPPANSPSPPPLPPPPPLPKIQPLEPDSPTGLPESSSTTEKLFVPQESDTLFYHAPPLSAITFKRQYMCKLCHRTFKTAFSLWSHEQTHN; encoded by the coding sequence AGACATCAGAATCATGGAGGGGCTCTTGCATTACATAAACCCAGCACATGCCATTTCCCTTCTAAGCACTCTGAACGAGGAGCGTCTCAAGGGACAGCTGTGTGATGTTGTTCTCATTGTAGGAGACCAGAAATTTCGAGCCCATAAGAATGTTCTGGCTGCCAGCAGTGAATACTTCCAGACTCTGTTCACAAATAAGGAGAACGAGTCTCAGTCAGTGTTTCAACTTGACTTTTGTGAGCCGGATGCTTTTGATAATGTGCTGAACTACATTTATTCTTCATCCTTGTTCATTGAGAAAGGCAGTCTCGCAGCTGTGCAAGAGCTGGGCTACAGTCTTGGAATATCCTTTCTCACAAACATTGTTTCCAAGAGTCCTCAAGCTCCTTTTCCTACTTGCCCTATCAAGAAAATCCTGTATCAAGATGAAGATGAAAGTAGTTCTCAGAAGAGAAGTGTCATTGTCTGTCAGAACAGAACTGAAGCACAAGTGAAAAGTATAAATCAAACACAACATGACTTAAGCCATACTCCTAAACCTTCGCCCTCTGTGGCTGTCAAAACTAGCAGCAGACcacaaataacaaaaccaaCTGAAACCCTTTACAACTTACCACTGACCGAAAGGAGGTGGCTGAAAGAAAGTCCTTTGAGCTATACAAAGGTTCTTGAAACTTCTGGAACTGTGGAGGATCAGAGCAGAGGTGGTTTGGTGAAAAGGAACACAATGCTGCCTCAGATGCCTTTAGCAGAGAAGGAAGTTGCAGGTGATGAGCCAGGAAGCAGTGGCCAGCTTTTAAGAGGAAAGGCTCTGGAGATGTCACTGAAAAGACCAAGACCACCAGTCTTGTCTCTGCGTGGGGCATCAGAATCCACATTTTTGTTGcgagaggcaggaaaaggagaTGGTCAAGGTGAAGACAGGAATTTGCTATACTACTCAAAGTTAGGGCTGGTAATCCCATCTAGTGGGTCTGGCCAAGAAAACCAAAGTATTGACAGAAGTGGGccccttgtaaaaagtcttcTGCGAAGGTCACTGTCCATGGACAGCCAGGTTCCCATTTACTCACCTTCTGTTGACCTAAAACCTGCCCAGGTATCGTCGTCCTCCTCGCCGGGAACTAATGATTCCCAGAAAACATTTAATGTATCTCAAAAGTTATCCTTGAAAGAGTCATCAGAGAAGTTGGTCTTGGATGAGAAGCCACAGGTAGTACACCCACATCGCCTTAGGTCTTTCAGTGCCTCTCAGTCAACTGATAGGGAGGTTGCTTCTCCTCTCTCAGAGGTGCGGATAAAAACTGAACCGAGCAGTCCACTTTCAGATCCTGCTGAAATAATACGAGTTACAGTGGGTGATGCTTCAGCATCGACAACTAAAGACTTTGCTTTTAAACCCAAGGATGATCATAAGGAACCAAGCAGAATTCCAGCAAAGAGGAGATTTCAGGATGATAGAATGCTGCCTTTCAAGAAGCTGAAGGCAGATGAGCAGGGTTCTCCTGGGTCAGAAGAGAACTTTGAGGAAGGCTCAAGCCCTACGCACCTTGATGCTGATTTTCCTGATTCTGATGTCAGTAAAGATGAATACAGCGAGATGGAAGAAGCAAGaccaaataaaaaattcaaatgcaaaCACTGCCTTAAAATTTTCAGATCCACAGCAGGTCTTCATCGCCATGTTAACATGTATCATAACCCAGAGAAGCCCTATGCTTGTGACATATGCCACAAGAGATTTCACACCAATTTCAAAGTGTGGACGCACTGCCAGACGCAGCATGGAATTGTGAAGAATCCCTCACCAGCTTCCAGCTCGCACGCCCTTTTGGATGAAAAATTCCAAAGAAAACTGATTGATATAGTGAGGGAGAGAGAAATCAAAAAAGCTCTGATCGTGAAACTAAGACGTGGCAAGCAGAGCTTTCAGGGCCAGTCTGCCTCACAAGCACAACAAGTCATCAAGAGGAATTTGAGGTCGAGAACTAAAGGAGCCTACATTTGTAGCTACTGTGGGAAAGCTTATCGTTTCCTCTCACAGTTCAAGCAGCACATAAAAATGCACCCAGGGGAGAAACCGATCGGAGGGAATAAGACTCCTAAGCAGAAGGATCATATTCATATTGAAAGCCCAGTGGAAAACAAGGAGGTTTATCAGTGCCGTCTCTGCAATGCCAAGCTCTCCTCACTCATTGAACAGGGAAATCATGAGCGACTCTGTAGGAACGCTACTGTCTGTCCTTATTGCAGCCTTAGGTTTTCTTCTCCAGAGCTGAAGCACGAGCACGAAAGCAAGTGTGAGTACAAGAAGCTCACTTGTCTCGAGTGTATGCGTACCTTCAAATCATCCTTCAGCATCTGGCGCCATCAGGTTGAGGTTCACAATCAAAACACGATGGCTCCATCAGAGAACTTTTCCTTACCTCTCATGGACCACAATGGAGAAATAACTAGTTCCTCAAGATTGCCTCTGCAGTCAGAGTCCAATAAAATGAacagttttgctgctgcaaaGGAGGATGGTGTGTTCAGTGATTCGTCAGAACAAATCAATTTTGATTCTGAAGATTCCTCATGCCTACCTGAAGACTTAAGTGTCTCCAAACAGTTTAAAATCCAGATCAAAGAAGAGCCTGCAGATGATATAGAGGATGAGGTCACCGAAATGAGCAGGGAACCTAAGGAAGTAGTGTCTAAGAAGGATGCTAATTTGTGGCCCTGTGAGAAGTGTGGGAAGATTTTCACCTTGCGCAAACAGCTGGAGCGGCACCAGGAGCTCCTGTGCTCTGTGAAGCCGTTTATTTGCCACGTGTGCAACAAGGCCTTCCGAACGAATTTCCGGCTGTGGAGCCACTTCCAATCTCACATgtcacaggctgcagaggagtCCACAAATAAGGAGCCTGAGATATGCCCACCAGCCAACTCCCCATCCCCACCGCCCTTACCCCCACCCCCTCCACTCCCCAAAATCCAGCCTTTGGAGCCGGATAGTCCAACGGGCTTGCCGGAAAGCTCCAGTACTACTGAGAAATTGTTCGTGCCCCAGGAGTCAGACACGCTCTTCTACCACGCCCCACCGCTCTCAGCAATCACATTCAAAAGACAATACATGTGTAAACTCTGTCACAGGACTTTCAAGACGGCTTTCAGTCTCTGGAGCCACGAACAGACACACAATTAG
- the ZBTB21 gene encoding zinc finger and BTB domain-containing protein 21 isoform X2 encodes MEGLLHYINPAHAISLLSTLNEERLKGQLCDVVLIVGDQKFRAHKNVLAASSEYFQTLFTNKENESQSVFQLDFCEPDAFDNVLNYIYSSSLFIEKGSLAAVQELGYSLGISFLTNIVSKSPQAPFPTCPIKKILYQDEDESSSQKRSVIVCQNRTEAQVKSINQTQHDLSHTPKPSPSVAVKTSSRPQITKPTETLYNLPLTERRWLKESPLSYTKVLETSGTVEDQSRGGLVKRNTMLPQMPLAEKEVAGDEPGSSGQLLRGKALEMSLKRPRPPVLSLRGASESTFLLREAGKGDGQGEDRNLLYYSKLGLVIPSSGSGQENQSIDRSGPLVKSLLRRSLSMDSQVPIYSPSVDLKPAQVSSSSSPGTNDSQKTFNVSQKLSLKESSEKLVLDEKPQVVHPHRLRSFSASQSTDREVASPLSEVRIKTEPSSPLSDPAEIIRVTVGDASASTTKDFAFKPKDDHKEPSRIPAKRRFQDDRMLPFKKLKADEQGSPGSEENFEEGSSPTHLDADFPDSDVSKDEYSEMEEARPNKKFKCKHCLKIFRSTAGLHRHVNMYHNPEKPYACDICHKRFHTNFKVWTHCQTQHGIVKNPSPASSSHALLDEKFQRKLIDIVREREIKKALIVKLRRGKQSFQGQSASQAQQVIKRNLRSRTKGAYICSYCGKAYRFLSQFKQHIKMHPGEKPIGGNKTPKQKDHIHIESPVENKEVYQCRLCNAKLSSLIEQGNHERLCRNATVCPYCSLRFSSPELKHEHESKCEYKKLTCLECMRTFKSSFSIWRHQVEVHNQNTMAPSENFSLPLMDHNGEITSSSRLPLQSESNKMNSFAAAKEDGVFSDSSEQINFDSEDSSCLPEDLSVSKQFKIQIKEEPADDIEDEVTEMSREPKEVVSKKDANLWPCEKCGKIFTLRKQLERHQELLCSVKPFICHVCNKAFRTNFRLWSHFQSHMSQAAEESTNKEPEICPPANSPSPPPLPPPPPLPKIQPLEPDSPTGLPESSSTTEKLFVPQESDTLFYHAPPLSAITFKRQYMCKLCHRTFKTAFSLWSHEQTHN; translated from the coding sequence ATGGAGGGGCTCTTGCATTACATAAACCCAGCACATGCCATTTCCCTTCTAAGCACTCTGAACGAGGAGCGTCTCAAGGGACAGCTGTGTGATGTTGTTCTCATTGTAGGAGACCAGAAATTTCGAGCCCATAAGAATGTTCTGGCTGCCAGCAGTGAATACTTCCAGACTCTGTTCACAAATAAGGAGAACGAGTCTCAGTCAGTGTTTCAACTTGACTTTTGTGAGCCGGATGCTTTTGATAATGTGCTGAACTACATTTATTCTTCATCCTTGTTCATTGAGAAAGGCAGTCTCGCAGCTGTGCAAGAGCTGGGCTACAGTCTTGGAATATCCTTTCTCACAAACATTGTTTCCAAGAGTCCTCAAGCTCCTTTTCCTACTTGCCCTATCAAGAAAATCCTGTATCAAGATGAAGATGAAAGTAGTTCTCAGAAGAGAAGTGTCATTGTCTGTCAGAACAGAACTGAAGCACAAGTGAAAAGTATAAATCAAACACAACATGACTTAAGCCATACTCCTAAACCTTCGCCCTCTGTGGCTGTCAAAACTAGCAGCAGACcacaaataacaaaaccaaCTGAAACCCTTTACAACTTACCACTGACCGAAAGGAGGTGGCTGAAAGAAAGTCCTTTGAGCTATACAAAGGTTCTTGAAACTTCTGGAACTGTGGAGGATCAGAGCAGAGGTGGTTTGGTGAAAAGGAACACAATGCTGCCTCAGATGCCTTTAGCAGAGAAGGAAGTTGCAGGTGATGAGCCAGGAAGCAGTGGCCAGCTTTTAAGAGGAAAGGCTCTGGAGATGTCACTGAAAAGACCAAGACCACCAGTCTTGTCTCTGCGTGGGGCATCAGAATCCACATTTTTGTTGcgagaggcaggaaaaggagaTGGTCAAGGTGAAGACAGGAATTTGCTATACTACTCAAAGTTAGGGCTGGTAATCCCATCTAGTGGGTCTGGCCAAGAAAACCAAAGTATTGACAGAAGTGGGccccttgtaaaaagtcttcTGCGAAGGTCACTGTCCATGGACAGCCAGGTTCCCATTTACTCACCTTCTGTTGACCTAAAACCTGCCCAGGTATCGTCGTCCTCCTCGCCGGGAACTAATGATTCCCAGAAAACATTTAATGTATCTCAAAAGTTATCCTTGAAAGAGTCATCAGAGAAGTTGGTCTTGGATGAGAAGCCACAGGTAGTACACCCACATCGCCTTAGGTCTTTCAGTGCCTCTCAGTCAACTGATAGGGAGGTTGCTTCTCCTCTCTCAGAGGTGCGGATAAAAACTGAACCGAGCAGTCCACTTTCAGATCCTGCTGAAATAATACGAGTTACAGTGGGTGATGCTTCAGCATCGACAACTAAAGACTTTGCTTTTAAACCCAAGGATGATCATAAGGAACCAAGCAGAATTCCAGCAAAGAGGAGATTTCAGGATGATAGAATGCTGCCTTTCAAGAAGCTGAAGGCAGATGAGCAGGGTTCTCCTGGGTCAGAAGAGAACTTTGAGGAAGGCTCAAGCCCTACGCACCTTGATGCTGATTTTCCTGATTCTGATGTCAGTAAAGATGAATACAGCGAGATGGAAGAAGCAAGaccaaataaaaaattcaaatgcaaaCACTGCCTTAAAATTTTCAGATCCACAGCAGGTCTTCATCGCCATGTTAACATGTATCATAACCCAGAGAAGCCCTATGCTTGTGACATATGCCACAAGAGATTTCACACCAATTTCAAAGTGTGGACGCACTGCCAGACGCAGCATGGAATTGTGAAGAATCCCTCACCAGCTTCCAGCTCGCACGCCCTTTTGGATGAAAAATTCCAAAGAAAACTGATTGATATAGTGAGGGAGAGAGAAATCAAAAAAGCTCTGATCGTGAAACTAAGACGTGGCAAGCAGAGCTTTCAGGGCCAGTCTGCCTCACAAGCACAACAAGTCATCAAGAGGAATTTGAGGTCGAGAACTAAAGGAGCCTACATTTGTAGCTACTGTGGGAAAGCTTATCGTTTCCTCTCACAGTTCAAGCAGCACATAAAAATGCACCCAGGGGAGAAACCGATCGGAGGGAATAAGACTCCTAAGCAGAAGGATCATATTCATATTGAAAGCCCAGTGGAAAACAAGGAGGTTTATCAGTGCCGTCTCTGCAATGCCAAGCTCTCCTCACTCATTGAACAGGGAAATCATGAGCGACTCTGTAGGAACGCTACTGTCTGTCCTTATTGCAGCCTTAGGTTTTCTTCTCCAGAGCTGAAGCACGAGCACGAAAGCAAGTGTGAGTACAAGAAGCTCACTTGTCTCGAGTGTATGCGTACCTTCAAATCATCCTTCAGCATCTGGCGCCATCAGGTTGAGGTTCACAATCAAAACACGATGGCTCCATCAGAGAACTTTTCCTTACCTCTCATGGACCACAATGGAGAAATAACTAGTTCCTCAAGATTGCCTCTGCAGTCAGAGTCCAATAAAATGAacagttttgctgctgcaaaGGAGGATGGTGTGTTCAGTGATTCGTCAGAACAAATCAATTTTGATTCTGAAGATTCCTCATGCCTACCTGAAGACTTAAGTGTCTCCAAACAGTTTAAAATCCAGATCAAAGAAGAGCCTGCAGATGATATAGAGGATGAGGTCACCGAAATGAGCAGGGAACCTAAGGAAGTAGTGTCTAAGAAGGATGCTAATTTGTGGCCCTGTGAGAAGTGTGGGAAGATTTTCACCTTGCGCAAACAGCTGGAGCGGCACCAGGAGCTCCTGTGCTCTGTGAAGCCGTTTATTTGCCACGTGTGCAACAAGGCCTTCCGAACGAATTTCCGGCTGTGGAGCCACTTCCAATCTCACATgtcacaggctgcagaggagtCCACAAATAAGGAGCCTGAGATATGCCCACCAGCCAACTCCCCATCCCCACCGCCCTTACCCCCACCCCCTCCACTCCCCAAAATCCAGCCTTTGGAGCCGGATAGTCCAACGGGCTTGCCGGAAAGCTCCAGTACTACTGAGAAATTGTTCGTGCCCCAGGAGTCAGACACGCTCTTCTACCACGCCCCACCGCTCTCAGCAATCACATTCAAAAGACAATACATGTGTAAACTCTGTCACAGGACTTTCAAGACGGCTTTCAGTCTCTGGAGCCACGAACAGACACACAATTAG